A section of the Pleuronectes platessa chromosome 7, fPlePla1.1, whole genome shotgun sequence genome encodes:
- the bbs2 gene encoding Bardet-Biedl syndrome 2 protein homolog, producing MLVPIFTLKLNHKINPRMVTIGKFDGVHPCLTAATQAGKVFIHNPHARGQRPVAHRLSQSTQDSDISLLNINQAVTCLTAGQLGPNTTGDTLLVGSQTNLLAYDVHDNTDVFYREVSDGANTIVLGKLGDIASPLAIIGGNCALQGFDYAGNDHFWTVTGDNVRSLVLCDFTGDGKNELLVGSEDFDIRVFKEDELVAEMTENETVTSLCHMHGSRFGYALANGTVGVYDRTARYWRIKSKNHAMSIHAFDLNADGVVELITGWSNGKIDARSDRTGEVIFKDNLSSSVAGVVEGDYRLDGQQQLICTSIEGEVRGYLPAGKDLKGNLMDSSAEQDLIRDLSHRRQNLLLELRNYEENAKGVSETNSGIGVIPANTQLQTALSVRPATEAQKAHVELSISTPNETIIRAVLIFAEGIFEGESHVVHPSVQNLSGSVRVPIVPPKDIPVDLHIKAFVGGKTSTQFHVFEITRQLPRFSMYDINFDSSAAPPTGSVTFSISERPQRVVMWLNQNFLLPEGVENPEVTFNSLRGGGLLSISMASNGQITLLTDDIDLAGDLVQSLASFLAIEDLSAEADFPEYFEELRTTLTEVDEFHSVHQKLTAEMADHSNYIRNMLVQAEDARLMGDLIVMKKRYRELYDLNRDLVNEYKIRSNNHNALLACLKSVNLGIQRAGRLRVGKPKNQVISACRDAIKSNNVNSLFRIMRAGTASS from the exons ATGTTGGTCCCCATATTTACCCTGAAGCTCAACCACAAGATTAACCCTCGCATGGTGACTATTGGGAAATTTGATGGAGTCCACCCGTGTCTAACTGCTGCTACACAGGCCGGAAAG GTTTTCATCCACAACCCTCATGCTCGTGGTCAGAGACCCGTGGCCCATCGCCTGAGCCAGAGCACCCAGGACTCTGACATCTCGCTGCTCAACATCAACCAGGCCGTCACTTGTCTGACAGCAGGACAGCTGGGACCCAACACCACTGGGGACACATTGTTAGTGGGATCCCAAACCAACCTGCTGGCCTACGATGTCCATGACAACACTGATGTATTTTACAGAGAG GTTTCCGATGGGGCTAATACCATCGTGTTGGGGAAACTCGGGGACATCGCGTCTCCTCTTGCAATCATTGGAGGGAATTGTGCCCTGCAAGGCTTTGACTATGCGGGCAATGACCACTTCTGGACG GTGACTGGAGATAACGTCAGATCTCTGGTGCTCTGCGACTTCACTGGTGATGGGAAAAACGAG CTCCTGGTTGGATCTGAGGACTTTGATATCCGAGTGTTCAAGGAGGACGAGCTTGTGGCTGAGATGACTGAGAATGAG ACTGTAACATCATTGTGCCATATGCACGGCAGCAGGTTTGGCTATGCCCTCGCTAATGGCACTGTCGGAGTCTATGACCGCACCGCCCGCTACTGGAGGATCAAG TCTAAGAATCATGCAATGAGCATCCATGCCTTCGACCTGAATGCTGATGGGGTCGTGGAGCTGATCACTGGATGGTCAAATGGAAAG atcGATGCTCGTAGCGACCGCACCGGAGAAGTCATTTTCAAGGACAACCTCTCCTCCTCGGTGGCGGGAGTGGTGGAGGGCGACTACAGGCTGGATGGACAGCAACAACTCATCTGCACCTCCATAGAAGGAGAGG TCCGAGGTTACCTGCCGGCCGGTAAGGACCTGAAAGGGAATCTCATGGACTCCAGTGCTGAGCAGGACCTCATCAGAGACCTCAGCCACCGCAGACAGAATCTGCTGCTCGAGCTACGGAACTATGAAGAGAACGCTAAG GGTGtgtcagaaacaaacagtgGGATTGGTGTAATTCCAGCCAACACTCAGCTCCAGACAGCGCTGTCCGTGAGACCGGCTACAGAGGCCCAGAAGGCTCATGTTGAGCTCAGCATTTCAACACCAAACG AAACAATTATCCGCGCAGTGCTGATCTTTGCAGAGGGGATCTTTGAGGGTGAGAGTCACGTGGTCCACCCCAGTGTCCAGAACCTGTCGGGCTCTGTCAGAGTCCCCATCGTCCCACCCAAAGACATCCCAGTGGATCTGCACATTAAAGCCTTCGTGGGGGGGAAGACCAG CACTCAGTTCCACGTGTTTGAGATCACTCGTCAGCTGCCTCGTTTCTCTATGTACGACATCAACTTTGACTCTTCAGCCGCTCCGCCCACTGGGAGTGTCACCTTCAGCATCAGCGAGCGACCACAGAGG gtGGTGATGTGGCTGAATCAGAACTTCCTGCTTCCAGAGGGAGTAGAAAATCCTGAAGTCACCTTTAATtcactgagaggaggaggactgtTGTCTATCAGCATGGCCTCCAATGGacag ATCACTCTGCTGACTGATGACATCGACCTGGCGGGAGATCTGGTCCAATCACTGGCCTCCTTCCTGGCAATAGAGGACCTGTCAGCAGaggcagacttccctgaataCTTTGAAGAGCTGAGAACTACACTCACTGAG GTGGATGAGTTCCACTCCGTCCACCAGAAGTTAACTGCAGAGATGGCCGACCACTCCAACTACATCAGGAACATGCTGGTGCAAGCAGAGGATGCTCGCCTAATGGGGGACTT GATCGTGATGAAGAAGCGCTACAGAGAGCTCTATGATCTGAACAGGGATCTCGTCAACGAGTATAAGATCCGCTCCAACAACCACAATGCTCTACTGGCCTGTCTCAAGTCGGTCAACCTGGGCATACAGCGGGCAGGTAGACTCCGAG TGGGTAAACCCAAGAACCAAGTGATCTCCGCCTGCCGAGACGCCATCAAAAGCAATAACGTCAACTCGCTGTTCAGGATCATGAGAGCTGGCACGGCCTCCTCCTGA